One genomic window of Haloferax mediterranei ATCC 33500 includes the following:
- a CDS encoding ATPase domain-containing protein: MSSQFSLGLSGHDRLEKELGGGIPKGAIVLIEGDYGAGKSVLSQRFSYGFCEEETVVTLVSTELGVRGFLDQMHSLSYDIVKPLLDEQILFLQAEIDSSGALSGGSSSQKERKQLLRRLMDAETLWDADVIIIDTFDAILRNDPQFEALVRQNDERQAALEIISFFRELTTKGKTIIITVDPSSVDEGSIGPFRSIADVYFELEMVEVGNDVRRNIFVKRFAGMGQQVGDRVGFSVRSGIGLVIESRSVA, from the coding sequence ATGAGCAGTCAATTCTCTCTCGGACTATCGGGGCACGACCGTCTCGAAAAGGAACTCGGTGGTGGCATCCCGAAGGGTGCCATCGTCCTCATCGAAGGGGACTACGGGGCCGGAAAGAGCGTGCTATCGCAGCGATTCAGCTACGGTTTCTGCGAGGAGGAAACGGTGGTAACGCTCGTCTCGACGGAGTTGGGCGTCCGCGGGTTCCTCGACCAGATGCACTCGCTGTCGTACGACATCGTCAAACCCCTGCTGGACGAACAAATCCTGTTCTTACAGGCCGAAATCGACAGCAGTGGTGCGCTCTCCGGAGGCAGTAGTAGCCAAAAAGAGCGCAAACAGCTCCTCCGTCGCTTGATGGATGCAGAAACCCTGTGGGACGCCGATGTCATCATCATCGACACGTTCGACGCTATCCTGCGTAACGACCCGCAGTTCGAAGCATTGGTTCGGCAAAACGATGAACGGCAGGCGGCTCTCGAAATCATCTCGTTCTTCCGCGAGTTGACGACGAAGGGCAAGACCATCATCATCACCGTCGACCCGTCATCGGTTGACGAGGGTTCTATCGGTCCGTTCCGGTCGATTGCTGACGTGTATTTCGAACTGGAGATGGTCGAGGTCGGAAACGACGTTCGCCGGAACATCTTCGTGAAACGATTCGCGGGAATGGGCCAACAGGTCGGTGACCGGGTCGGTTTCTCCGTCCGGTCTGGGATTGGACTCGTTATCGAGTCGAGGAGTGTGGCATAG
- a CDS encoding RAD55 family ATPase: MTELVKTGVEGLDSILNGGIVKNAAVLISGNPGTGKSILGLQYLYNGVDQFDEGGLYLTFEETEDDIRQAAESIGFDRWHEYVESGQIKVYDKRTLLRDGDFSTTLDRILGDLQDTNYDRLVLDSLTMFQLFFDDEKEQRQYLLKFIDILKDSGLTSLLTTEQSAIFPETDIGLENFLTDGNIYLIQSPAGATSNRYIWVAKMRKQSIKNSMFPLEISHGGIKIYEQAAGFSMVGESPPWFGEETE, encoded by the coding sequence ATGACAGAACTAGTCAAGACCGGTGTCGAAGGGCTCGATTCCATCCTGAATGGCGGTATCGTAAAGAACGCCGCGGTACTCATCAGCGGCAACCCCGGTACGGGGAAGAGTATCCTCGGGTTGCAGTACCTCTACAACGGCGTCGACCAGTTCGACGAAGGTGGATTGTACCTCACCTTCGAAGAGACAGAAGACGACATTCGTCAGGCAGCGGAGTCTATCGGCTTCGACCGCTGGCACGAGTACGTGGAGTCTGGTCAGATCAAAGTATACGACAAGCGGACGCTCCTCCGCGACGGCGACTTCTCGACGACACTCGACCGTATCCTCGGTGACCTCCAAGACACCAACTACGACCGCCTCGTCCTCGACTCGCTTACGATGTTCCAACTCTTCTTCGACGACGAGAAGGAACAACGGCAGTACCTCCTGAAGTTCATCGACATCCTGAAAGACAGCGGCCTTACGTCGCTGTTGACGACCGAACAGTCGGCTATCTTCCCGGAGACCGACATCGGTCTCGAGAACTTCCTGACTGACGGGAACATCTACCTTATCCAGAGTCCGGCGGGCGCGACGAGCAACCGGTACATCTGGGTCGCAAAGATGCGTAAACAGAGCATCAAGAACTCGATGTTCCCTCTGGAAATCTCTCACGGCGGTATCAAGATATACGAACAAGCTGCCGGATTTTCGATGGTCGGCGAGTCGCCGCCGTGGTTCGGCGAAGAGACAGAGTAA
- the cheY gene encoding chemotaxis protein CheY: MASKVLVVDDSAFMRNLLKQLLEGEHEVVGEAENGVEAVELYRELDPDVVTMDVVMPIRNGIEATSEIKSLDSGASVIMCTSVGQEEKMREAVEAGADGYITKPFQKPNVLQAIADVIQAEA, encoded by the coding sequence ATGGCAAGCAAGGTACTGGTCGTGGACGACTCTGCGTTCATGCGGAACCTCCTCAAGCAACTCCTCGAGGGCGAACACGAAGTCGTCGGCGAAGCCGAAAACGGCGTCGAGGCGGTCGAGCTCTACCGTGAGCTCGACCCCGATGTCGTGACGATGGACGTTGTCATGCCGATTCGAAACGGCATCGAAGCAACGTCCGAAATCAAGTCACTGGACTCCGGCGCGTCGGTTATCATGTGTACGTCGGTGGGACAAGAAGAGAAAATGCGCGAGGCGGTCGAGGCGGGTGCGGACGGCTACATCACGAAGCCGTTCCAGAAGCCCAACGTGCTCCAAGCTATCGCTGACGTCATTCAGGCAGAGGCATGA
- a CDS encoding CARDB domain-containing protein: MADISVPSLILFIASIVVAAGVSGVLIDTVTGISSSLDDRGGDVSSEIRTDIEVISDPQGGVYDDANNNLSVYVKNTGLRTLPATSDGFDIIVDAQYQSSVTVTVVDGTEWRPSNVVRVDVTNLDLSSGDHRIKIVVDGDEEVFEFNVQ, from the coding sequence ATGGCAGACATCTCCGTTCCGAGTCTCATCTTGTTCATCGCCAGTATCGTGGTCGCCGCCGGTGTCTCCGGCGTCCTCATCGACACCGTCACCGGTATCAGCAGTTCACTCGACGACCGCGGTGGAGACGTGAGTTCAGAGATTAGAACGGACATCGAAGTCATAAGCGACCCGCAAGGTGGTGTTTACGACGACGCGAACAACAACCTCTCCGTGTACGTCAAAAACACCGGGTTGCGGACGCTCCCCGCGACGAGCGATGGCTTCGATATTATCGTCGATGCACAGTATCAAAGCAGCGTCACTGTCACTGTCGTTGACGGAACGGAGTGGCGACCGAGCAACGTCGTCAGAGTCGACGTTACTAATCTCGACCTTAGCTCGGGCGACCACCGGATAAAAATCGTCGTCGACGGTGACGAAGAGGTGTTCGAATTCAACGTACAATGA
- a CDS encoding archaellin/type IV pilin N-terminal domain-containing protein, whose product MFKNINEDRGQVGIGTLIVFIAMVLVAAIAAGVLVNTAGFLQATAQDAGQESVNKVTNRLDVVSTHGIVNDTGSELTVDSINLTVRLAAGSGSVSLEDTSIKYLSGETAQNLVYNNATTDANGADLGNVSKWKSGGGDAGLNSTEFTAHMLEDGDDTSFPVLNNQADRYEIVINTSVVEQNGKGITTGDTVKLDITSRSGGSTQVILTMPQQLAGKSDNNPVAL is encoded by the coding sequence ATGTTCAAAAACATCAACGAAGACCGGGGTCAGGTCGGTATCGGGACCCTCATCGTCTTCATTGCGATGGTTCTGGTCGCCGCAATTGCGGCGGGCGTTCTGGTCAATACTGCAGGGTTCCTGCAGGCGACCGCACAAGACGCTGGACAGGAAAGTGTAAACAAGGTCACGAACCGCCTCGACGTCGTCTCTACGCACGGTATCGTCAACGATACCGGAAGTGAGCTGACAGTCGACAGCATCAACCTCACTGTTCGTCTCGCGGCCGGTTCAGGCAGTGTTTCGCTCGAAGATACGAGCATCAAGTACCTGAGTGGCGAGACTGCGCAGAACCTCGTCTACAACAACGCAACGACGGACGCCAACGGTGCGGACCTCGGCAACGTGAGTAAGTGGAAGTCCGGTGGCGGCGATGCTGGCCTCAACTCCACTGAGTTCACGGCCCACATGCTCGAAGACGGTGACGACACCTCGTTCCCCGTCCTGAACAACCAGGCAGACCGCTACGAGATCGTCATCAACACCTCCGTCGTCGAACAGAACGGCAAGGGTATCACGACCGGCGACACCGTGAAGCTCGACATCACGAGCCGCTCCGGTGGTTCGACGCAGGTTATCCTGACGATGCCCCAGCAGCTTGCTGGCAAATCGGACAACAACCCAGTTGCCCTGTAG
- a CDS encoding FlaD/FlaE family flagellar protein has translation MYLDPDEYDPDELRRIARDTTRPRRNGDSRFDDRSPFRFDNPLFDRNRQEASEALRSSQLEHLLIHQSRGEEDGVEKPYLRSLPDKYGAERVVFDWLEFLVLKGGFKRAMDALQYYQTVNWLTEDVEQTLRDYLLGFSAEVDEPTELDVDDHLLSLVYVARLASMV, from the coding sequence ATGTACCTGGACCCGGACGAATACGACCCAGACGAACTTCGACGCATCGCTCGTGATACGACACGACCGCGACGGAACGGTGATTCCCGGTTTGACGACCGGAGTCCCTTCCGTTTCGACAATCCACTCTTCGACCGAAACCGACAGGAGGCGTCGGAGGCACTCCGCTCGAGCCAACTCGAGCACTTACTCATCCACCAGTCACGTGGTGAGGAAGACGGCGTCGAAAAGCCGTATCTCCGGTCGCTTCCCGACAAATACGGCGCTGAACGCGTCGTCTTCGATTGGCTCGAGTTTCTCGTACTCAAGGGTGGATTCAAGCGAGCGATGGACGCTCTCCAGTATTACCAGACGGTCAACTGGCTGACCGAAGACGTTGAACAGACCCTCCGTGACTATCTGCTCGGATTCTCTGCGGAAGTCGACGAACCGACCGAGCTTGATGTCGACGACCACCTGTTGAGTCTGGTTTACGTCGCTCGTCTCGCCTCGATGGTGTGA
- a CDS encoding flagella accessory protein C translates to MSSDDGLGFEEGVDDLSDEFGDFGDDLDDGFDDDGFGGFDDDNSEELAELEDRIGELENEVSAISSGMNTVREENKQIGETVEELDDTIRKLLDIYEMVTRGINPFVDDAREMGGLDGGGSFGLFEAEAEDEEHLDPEVANAEAESFFDDDFGELDAEAGEEEAELAAEDELAEAERESPAEALDDMDDADDDDEPDEGSAGGASFDDLKEQYEEDDGWDEEEEEEEELADEDLDEGLDEDLEATEELDTEDEEEDELLEESEDLDELEPDLEDEFEDEEPDAAEESDDDESDEPENVRKTLDELEAEYASAAMAKEELADEPESTADDTEQSADSTGDDVASDAYLTHLPSNYVSEVLVLEWAEHLVTVGGALGASRALRQYREQDWISRSVESELNAHVGQISASVDDVDDSELRIDDHQTSLAYVSRLAEGVPEGQLFKELVAYGGNLDGIRC, encoded by the coding sequence ATGTCATCAGACGATGGACTTGGATTCGAGGAGGGTGTCGACGACCTCTCCGACGAGTTTGGTGACTTCGGCGACGACCTCGACGACGGATTCGACGATGACGGCTTCGGCGGATTCGACGACGATAACAGCGAGGAACTCGCAGAGCTCGAGGATCGAATCGGCGAACTCGAGAACGAAGTAAGCGCCATCTCGTCGGGGATGAACACCGTCCGCGAAGAGAACAAACAGATTGGTGAGACCGTCGAAGAGCTCGACGACACGATTCGGAAACTACTCGACATCTACGAGATGGTTACTCGCGGTATCAACCCGTTCGTCGATGACGCCCGTGAGATGGGCGGTCTCGACGGCGGCGGTTCGTTTGGTCTCTTCGAGGCGGAAGCCGAAGACGAAGAACATCTCGACCCCGAAGTGGCGAACGCTGAGGCCGAGTCGTTCTTCGACGACGACTTCGGCGAGCTCGACGCCGAAGCGGGCGAAGAGGAAGCCGAACTCGCCGCAGAAGACGAACTCGCCGAAGCCGAACGTGAGAGTCCAGCGGAGGCGCTGGACGACATGGACGATGCCGACGACGACGACGAGCCCGACGAGGGTAGCGCCGGCGGCGCGAGCTTCGACGACCTCAAAGAACAGTACGAAGAAGACGACGGCTGGGACGAAGAAGAGGAAGAAGAGGAAGAACTGGCCGACGAGGACTTGGACGAAGGTCTTGACGAGGACCTCGAAGCAACTGAGGAACTCGACACCGAAGACGAGGAGGAAGATGAACTCCTCGAGGAGTCCGAAGACCTCGACGAGCTGGAGCCCGACCTCGAAGACGAGTTCGAGGACGAAGAGCCGGACGCGGCGGAGGAGTCGGACGACGATGAATCCGACGAGCCAGAAAACGTCAGAAAGACGCTCGACGAGTTGGAAGCCGAGTACGCCTCCGCGGCGATGGCGAAAGAGGAGTTGGCCGACGAGCCCGAATCGACGGCCGACGACACTGAGCAGTCAGCTGACTCGACTGGTGACGATGTGGCGTCCGACGCCTACCTCACGCACTTGCCGTCGAACTACGTCTCGGAAGTGCTCGTCCTCGAATGGGCCGAACATCTCGTCACCGTCGGTGGTGCGCTCGGTGCATCCCGCGCACTCCGCCAGTATCGGGAGCAGGACTGGATATCGCGCAGCGTCGAGAGTGAACTGAACGCTCACGTGGGACAGATTTCGGCGTCGGTGGACGACGTAGACGACTCCGAACTTCGTATCGACGACCACCAAACGAGCCTCGCATACGTCAGTCGACTCGCCGAAGGCGTTCCAGAGGGACAACTGTTCAAGGAGTTGGTCGCCTACGGAGGGAACCTCGATGGGATTCGGTGTTAG
- a CDS encoding chemotaxis protein CheC has product MNLDVRSLRTFSRLAHSGAEKAAGSLTTLAGIDTYVNVTKVELGTKTDVENEFAERDLVSVHIGFSGGLDGRTVLAFSPESAERLVDALMPGIDATDADGELAASSLKEVANIMLGGFIDGWADHLNTSVDITTPTYVDDDNEGPLKDIEAGGFEHSGNDEHVLVFRNQLEAADNAIEFDLYMVPTPEAIGTIVEASGDNDALPVESFAAFSEMINDGANQASADITSMTGVDTTVEVSRLSFVPIEGVPMSLTDAVRRGVVLEFSGTPSGYIAILFDEPSAENIASSLLPGMEGDEAMRQSAIQEIGNIVTSGFLDGWANALETTIDISPPKHVHDLGSAIIDPLATDLAQSQEYAFLIDSTIRTNDDEFTCDIYALPDETELRKALEQLSPTA; this is encoded by the coding sequence ATGAATCTCGACGTACGGTCGCTTCGCACGTTCAGTCGCCTCGCCCACTCGGGTGCCGAGAAGGCGGCAGGCTCGTTGACTACGCTCGCGGGAATCGACACGTACGTCAACGTCACCAAAGTCGAACTGGGAACGAAGACCGATGTCGAAAACGAGTTCGCCGAACGCGACCTCGTGAGCGTCCATATCGGCTTCAGTGGCGGTCTCGATGGTCGCACCGTACTGGCGTTCTCACCGGAATCCGCCGAGCGGTTGGTCGACGCGCTGATGCCTGGTATCGATGCTACCGATGCCGACGGCGAACTCGCAGCGAGCAGCCTCAAAGAGGTCGCTAACATCATGCTCGGTGGTTTCATCGACGGATGGGCGGATCACCTCAACACGTCTGTCGATATCACGACACCGACGTACGTCGACGACGACAACGAGGGTCCGCTCAAGGATATCGAGGCAGGTGGGTTCGAACACAGCGGCAACGACGAACACGTCCTCGTCTTCCGGAATCAGCTCGAAGCGGCGGATAACGCAATCGAGTTCGACCTGTACATGGTACCCACCCCGGAAGCTATCGGTACCATCGTCGAAGCCAGCGGAGACAACGATGCACTCCCGGTAGAATCGTTCGCCGCCTTCTCCGAGATGATCAACGACGGTGCCAATCAGGCGTCGGCCGACATCACTTCCATGACGGGTGTCGACACGACCGTGGAAGTGAGTCGACTGAGTTTCGTCCCTATCGAGGGCGTTCCGATGTCGTTGACGGATGCCGTCCGGCGTGGCGTCGTCCTCGAATTTAGCGGAACCCCGAGCGGGTACATCGCAATTCTGTTCGACGAACCGTCCGCGGAGAACATCGCAAGTAGCCTCCTTCCGGGTATGGAGGGCGACGAAGCGATGCGACAGAGTGCAATCCAGGAGATTGGCAACATCGTCACTTCCGGATTCCTCGATGGCTGGGCGAACGCGCTCGAGACGACAATCGACATCTCGCCGCCCAAGCACGTCCACGACCTCGGCTCCGCAATCATCGACCCGCTTGCGACCGACCTCGCACAGTCACAGGAGTACGCGTTCCTTATCGACTCGACCATTCGCACGAACGACGACGAGTTCACCTGCGATATCTACGCACTCCCCGACGAGACCGAGTTACGCAAGGCTCTCGAGCAACTTTCACCCACTGCGTGA
- a CDS encoding acetate and sugar kinases/Hsc70/actin family protein, protein MTNKPAHSNAVDTARMPTPVGVKLGSTRTALVYDDDAGNQETVRTLSCLATYEDTLTKDERVLYGEEAARQYPERTEYMLRSGLPKDAESAELTDQFFGELCDGYALPEESAVVYAIPTVGDDVGLANLNTVIEESAIGKTLVRGFPESLCASIPAIGDNLEAIEEIFVAINLGATTLEACAYRHGEQLSPFVSEAATGDQVDQRVADVIKEETDGRVAIDYATAREYKEGYADFNEFEAFTDVIQHPDEGSHEFTVDRSIMGPVDRYLDDVVDELTTDFFSRLANAHMKTYQLSQTRPIVVTGGMTCIPGLVDELETRLSEELDREVDLTVPDNPDLAAAEGAYRIAERLLDRY, encoded by the coding sequence ATGACGAACAAGCCCGCCCATTCGAACGCGGTGGATACAGCCCGAATGCCGACACCTGTTGGTGTCAAACTCGGCAGTACCCGAACCGCGCTCGTGTACGACGACGATGCTGGGAACCAAGAGACGGTTCGGACGCTCTCTTGTCTCGCAACGTACGAAGATACGCTCACCAAAGACGAGCGCGTCCTCTACGGCGAGGAGGCCGCCCGGCAGTATCCAGAACGAACTGAGTACATGCTCCGCTCCGGCCTACCGAAGGATGCCGAGAGCGCCGAGCTAACGGACCAATTCTTCGGCGAGCTGTGCGACGGATATGCCCTTCCCGAAGAGAGCGCCGTCGTGTATGCGATTCCGACCGTCGGAGACGACGTCGGTCTCGCAAACCTCAACACCGTCATCGAGGAGAGCGCTATCGGAAAGACGCTCGTTCGTGGCTTTCCGGAGTCACTCTGTGCGTCGATTCCGGCGATTGGCGACAATCTGGAAGCCATCGAAGAGATATTTGTCGCTATCAATCTCGGTGCGACAACGCTCGAAGCGTGTGCATACCGACATGGCGAACAACTGTCACCGTTTGTCTCCGAGGCGGCAACCGGTGACCAGGTCGACCAGCGTGTTGCCGACGTCATCAAAGAAGAGACGGACGGGAGAGTGGCTATCGACTACGCCACCGCGCGCGAGTACAAAGAAGGGTATGCCGACTTCAATGAGTTCGAGGCATTCACTGACGTGATTCAGCATCCCGACGAGGGGTCACACGAGTTCACCGTCGATCGAAGCATCATGGGTCCGGTCGACCGCTATCTCGACGACGTCGTTGACGAACTCACGACTGACTTCTTCTCGCGGTTGGCGAATGCTCACATGAAGACCTACCAACTCTCACAGACGCGTCCAATCGTCGTCACCGGTGGGATGACATGTATCCCCGGGCTGGTCGACGAACTCGAAACGCGACTGAGCGAGGAACTCGACCGCGAGGTCGACCTCACCGTCCCCGACAACCCCGACCTCGCCGCTGCTGAGGGTGCTTACCGAATCGCAGAGCGACTGCTCGACAGATACTGA
- a CDS encoding DUF7500 family protein — protein sequence MDDDDDERPNSHPRDQGVVGTEDLDISHDENVAEIDSGRYVISTGDNKPSHPDEGATGENPETPSSERTTQNNDETSEPKTQSELVLPKDPRKRAIVARRLLAERVGAIRSDHALVATALVDGTVDQHETVSNDVTEVFHSLLEWYADAVGNNDTPSDEVLGILLLASEVRVTYPGRAIEALATAHGLGRDDSIGQLLDAVEESGASFPPQRRT from the coding sequence ATGGACGACGACGACGACGAGCGTCCAAACAGCCACCCACGAGACCAGGGAGTGGTCGGGACAGAGGACCTCGATATCAGTCACGACGAGAACGTCGCCGAAATCGACTCCGGACGGTACGTCATCTCGACGGGCGACAATAAGCCGTCACATCCGGACGAAGGAGCGACCGGTGAGAACCCCGAGACGCCCAGTTCAGAACGGACAACTCAGAATAATGATGAAACGAGCGAACCGAAAACACAATCTGAGCTCGTCCTTCCGAAAGATCCACGAAAACGCGCTATCGTTGCGCGCCGACTACTCGCCGAGCGTGTCGGTGCGATTCGCTCCGACCATGCACTAGTTGCCACTGCGCTCGTCGACGGGACAGTCGACCAACACGAGACGGTTTCGAACGATGTGACGGAGGTGTTTCACTCGCTGTTAGAGTGGTACGCAGACGCCGTCGGAAACAACGACACACCGTCCGACGAGGTGCTGGGAATCTTGCTTTTGGCCTCCGAAGTCCGCGTCACGTACCCCGGCCGGGCTATCGAAGCACTCGCAACCGCTCACGGACTCGGCCGCGACGACTCAATCGGCCAACTCCTCGATGCCGTCGAAGAGTCGGGAGCGTCGTTTCCCCCTCAGCGTCGGACATAA
- a CDS encoding archaellin/type IV pilin N-terminal domain-containing protein: MFNKFNSEDRGQVGIGTLIVFIAMVLVAAIAAGVLVNTAGFLQATAEDAGQESVNKVTNRVEVLNTHGTVGAESDIDNITMTVRLAAGSSSVDLNETSIKYLSDTKVATLTNSSKSLKWANESKFNLTTVTDDDGSFGVLNSMNDRYEVRINTSDIEDPANTPLGGGLSTGEKVTLEITSRTGGTTQVILTMPQQLAGKTQGEPVEL; the protein is encoded by the coding sequence ATGTTTAACAAATTCAACAGCGAAGACCGCGGTCAGGTTGGTATCGGTACGCTCATCGTCTTCATCGCGATGGTCCTCGTCGCAGCGATTGCGGCGGGTGTCCTCGTGAACACCGCTGGATTCCTCCAGGCGACGGCTGAAGACGCCGGTCAAGAGAGTGTGAACAAGGTCACGAACCGTGTCGAAGTGCTGAACACGCACGGAACGGTTGGTGCCGAAAGCGACATCGACAACATCACGATGACAGTTCGTCTCGCAGCAGGTTCCAGCAGTGTTGACCTGAACGAGACCTCTATCAAGTACCTCAGTGATACGAAGGTCGCGACGCTGACCAACAGCTCCAAGAGCCTCAAGTGGGCCAACGAGTCGAAGTTCAACCTCACGACGGTCACCGACGACGACGGGTCCTTCGGTGTCCTCAACAGCATGAACGACCGCTACGAAGTCCGCATCAACACCTCCGACATCGAAGACCCCGCTAATACGCCTCTCGGCGGCGGTCTCTCGACTGGTGAGAAGGTCACCCTCGAAATCACCTCCCGTACTGGTGGCACGACGCAGGTCATCCTGACGATGCCGCAGCAACTCGCCGGCAAGACGCAGGGCGAACCGGTCGAGCTGTAA
- a CDS encoding fla cluster protein flaF, whose product MGFGVSGSTAIIFLGVLIATGTLYTATSNATENVLEAQDADAEQALERTNTEISIAEASYDSGTSNLTVNVTNNGSETLSVNETTLLADNAHVKVPNENSTVEGDTTTDLWFAGENLTIEVGFDSAPSRVKVVTGTGVAATEEVS is encoded by the coding sequence ATGGGATTCGGTGTTAGTGGTTCGACCGCCATCATCTTCCTCGGCGTCCTCATCGCAACGGGGACGCTTTACACAGCGACATCTAACGCGACGGAGAACGTGCTCGAAGCTCAAGACGCCGATGCAGAACAGGCGCTTGAACGGACGAACACTGAAATCTCCATTGCGGAGGCGTCCTACGATTCAGGGACGTCCAATCTCACAGTGAACGTGACTAACAACGGCTCGGAGACGCTCTCCGTGAACGAGACGACGTTGTTGGCCGACAACGCGCACGTGAAGGTTCCCAACGAGAACTCGACCGTCGAAGGCGACACCACAACCGATCTGTGGTTCGCCGGTGAGAACCTCACGATTGAGGTCGGCTTCGACTCCGCGCCCTCCCGGGTGAAGGTCGTCACCGGAACCGGCGTCGCCGCGACCGAGGAGGTGAGCTAG
- a CDS encoding ArsR/SmtB family transcription factor translates to MESDRTLSALGNEYNPDILRAADEPHSAQEFSEMLDIPIATCYRRIEELTAAGLLELHDRVLSDEHRRTNVYRREVDEIVVRFEDDDYTVSVTERPEVKNKLDDVWRKITQD, encoded by the coding sequence ATGGAGTCTGACAGGACCCTCTCCGCACTGGGAAACGAGTACAACCCTGATATCCTCCGTGCTGCGGACGAACCACACTCGGCACAGGAGTTCAGTGAGATGTTAGACATCCCTATCGCGACCTGTTATCGCCGAATTGAAGAATTGACAGCAGCGGGACTTCTCGAACTTCACGACCGGGTTCTATCCGACGAGCACCGCCGAACAAACGTCTACCGTCGTGAGGTTGACGAGATTGTTGTCCGATTCGAGGACGACGACTACACAGTGAGTGTGACCGAACGGCCGGAAGTGAAGAACAAACTCGACGACGTCTGGCGGAAGATTACGCAGGACTGA
- a CDS encoding chemotaxis protein CheD: MQVYTTDTPTPQSGRIKVGIADYAVSSDQSTLTTSGLGSCIGVALYDPATGVSGLAHAMLPEIEPGGEPAKFADSSIELLLSEMQAAGADTDRIVAKIAGGSTMFEFTSASGDGSIGERNVETTRETLSRFEIDIVAEDVGGSHGRSLELDAQTGDLRVRSAKTGNHVL, encoded by the coding sequence ATGCAAGTTTACACCACGGATACACCCACGCCCCAGTCCGGGCGGATTAAGGTTGGAATTGCCGATTACGCCGTCTCTAGTGACCAGAGTACGTTGACAACGAGCGGACTCGGTTCCTGTATCGGCGTCGCACTCTACGATCCAGCCACAGGTGTGTCTGGTCTGGCACACGCGATGCTTCCGGAGATTGAACCTGGCGGCGAACCAGCGAAGTTCGCCGATAGCAGCATCGAGTTGTTGCTCTCAGAGATGCAGGCTGCCGGCGCTGACACCGACCGAATAGTTGCAAAGATAGCCGGTGGGAGTACCATGTTCGAGTTCACTTCGGCCAGCGGCGATGGAAGTATCGGTGAACGGAACGTCGAAACGACTCGGGAGACACTCAGCCGATTCGAAATCGACATCGTCGCAGAAGATGTCGGTGGGTCACACGGGCGGTCGTTAGAGCTCGACGCACAGACTGGCGACCTTCGCGTTCGGAGCGCGAAGACGGGCAACCACGTACTCTGA